The proteins below are encoded in one region of Paraburkholderia phenazinium:
- a CDS encoding SDR family NAD(P)-dependent oxidoreductase, giving the protein MSSPANANARQADNVYARYPSLVDRIVLITGGATGIGASFVEHFAAQGSRVAFFDIDASAGEALADELGDSRHKPLFLSCDLTDLDALRKAVADVKAALGPVEVLVNNAANDKRHKIEEVTPAFFDAAIAVNIRHQFFVAQAVMDDMKVAGRGSIINLGSISWMLKQGGFPVYTMSKSAVQGLTRGLARDLGHFNIRVNTLVPGWVMTEKQKRLWLDDAGRRAIKDGQCIDAELMPADLARMALFLAADDSSMITAQDLVVDGGWA; this is encoded by the coding sequence ATGTCGTCACCTGCCAATGCCAACGCCCGCCAGGCGGACAACGTGTACGCGCGTTATCCGAGTCTTGTAGACCGCATCGTGTTGATCACGGGCGGCGCGACCGGGATTGGCGCGTCGTTCGTCGAGCATTTTGCGGCACAGGGTTCGCGGGTTGCCTTCTTCGATATCGACGCGAGCGCCGGCGAGGCGCTTGCGGACGAACTCGGCGATTCGCGTCACAAGCCGCTGTTTCTGTCCTGCGATCTGACTGACCTCGACGCACTGCGCAAGGCCGTTGCCGATGTCAAAGCGGCACTCGGCCCGGTCGAGGTGCTCGTCAACAATGCTGCGAACGACAAGCGTCACAAGATCGAAGAGGTGACGCCGGCGTTTTTCGATGCGGCTATTGCCGTGAATATCCGCCACCAGTTCTTTGTGGCGCAGGCCGTGATGGACGACATGAAAGTGGCCGGACGCGGTTCGATCATCAATCTCGGCTCGATTAGCTGGATGTTGAAGCAGGGTGGCTTTCCGGTCTACACGATGTCGAAATCGGCCGTGCAGGGCCTCACGCGCGGTCTGGCGCGCGATCTCGGCCACTTCAATATCCGCGTGAATACGCTGGTGCCGGGCTGGGTCATGACCGAGAAGCAAAAGCGCCTGTGGCTCGACGATGCGGGGCGCCGTGCGATCAAGGATGGCCAGTGCATCGATGCCGAGCTGATGCCCGCTGATCTGGCACGTATGGCGCTGTTCCTTGCCGCCGACGACAGCAGCATGATCACCGCACAGGACCTCGTCGTGGATGGAGGTTGGGCGTGA
- a CDS encoding 2-dehydro-3-deoxy-6-phosphogalactonate aldolase, with the protein MQPHINLPAPYLPHAGLMAAFEACPLIAILRGVTPADAAEHAQALYEAGFRIVEVPLNSPQPFDSIAAIRKALPADAIVGAGTVLHASFVHDVLLAGGELIVMPHSDAEVVAAAKARGLACAPGVATPNEAFLALKNGADVLKMFPAEQLGCQVVKAWRAVIAAEVPLVPVGGITPDNMGPFLTAGANGFGLGSALYKPGQNVAATASHARAYINGLRIARASAKK; encoded by the coding sequence GCCGCATGCCGGTCTGATGGCGGCATTCGAAGCGTGTCCGCTTATCGCCATCCTGCGCGGCGTCACGCCGGCTGACGCCGCCGAGCATGCTCAGGCGCTGTATGAGGCGGGGTTTCGGATCGTCGAAGTGCCGCTGAATTCACCGCAGCCGTTCGACAGCATTGCCGCGATCCGCAAGGCATTGCCGGCCGATGCGATCGTCGGCGCGGGCACCGTCCTGCATGCGAGCTTCGTCCACGATGTGCTGTTGGCCGGTGGCGAACTGATCGTGATGCCGCATAGCGACGCCGAGGTGGTGGCGGCAGCGAAGGCGCGTGGCCTCGCGTGTGCCCCGGGCGTCGCTACGCCGAACGAAGCGTTCCTCGCGCTGAAGAACGGGGCAGATGTGCTGAAGATGTTCCCGGCTGAACAGCTTGGCTGCCAGGTCGTGAAAGCCTGGCGCGCGGTGATCGCCGCCGAGGTGCCGCTGGTGCCAGTCGGCGGCATTACGCCGGACAACATGGGGCCGTTCCTGACCGCAGGCGCGAATGGTTTCGGGCTCGGTTCTGCGCTTTACAAGCCGGGCCAGAATGTGGCGGCGACGGCGTCGCATGCGCGGGCCTATATCAACGGCTTGCGAATCGCACGGGCGAGTGCAAAGAAATGA
- the araG gene encoding L-arabinose ABC transporter ATP-binding protein AraG: MSATLRFDNIGKVFPGVRALDGVSFDVNVGQVHGLMGENGAGKSTLLKILGGEYQPNSGRLLIDGNEVRFGSAAASIASGIAVIHQELQYVPDLTVAENLLLGQLPNSLGWVNKREAKRFVRERLEAMGVALDPNAKLRRLSIAQRQMVEICKALLRNARVIALDEPTSSLSHSETEVLFKLVRDLRADNRAMIYISHRMDEIYELCDACTIFRDGRKVASHPTLEGVKRDTIVAEMVGREISDIYSYKPRELGEVRFAAKGIEGHALKEPANFEVRRGEIVGFFGLVGAGRSELMHLVYGADSKKNGEIVLDGKPIKVRSAGEAIRHGIVLCPEDRKEEGIVAMATVSENINISCRRHYLRGGFFLNRKKEAQTADSFIKLLKIKTPSRRQKIRFLSGGNQQKAILSRWLAEPDLKVVIFDEPTRGIDVGAKHEIYNVIYQLAERGCAIVMISSELPEVLGVSDRIVVMRQGRISGELLRSKANEQAVLSLALPQSSTAPQAAAPEAA; encoded by the coding sequence GTGTCAGCGACGCTGCGTTTTGACAATATTGGTAAGGTCTTCCCAGGCGTGCGTGCGCTCGACGGCGTGTCCTTCGACGTGAACGTCGGCCAGGTGCACGGCCTGATGGGCGAGAACGGCGCGGGGAAATCGACCTTGCTGAAGATTCTCGGTGGTGAATATCAGCCGAATTCCGGCCGCCTGTTGATCGATGGCAACGAGGTGCGCTTCGGTAGCGCGGCCGCGTCGATTGCGTCCGGAATCGCCGTGATTCACCAGGAACTGCAATACGTGCCCGACCTCACGGTCGCGGAAAACCTGCTGCTTGGCCAGTTACCGAACTCGCTCGGCTGGGTCAACAAGCGCGAAGCCAAACGCTTCGTGCGCGAGCGGCTCGAAGCGATGGGCGTGGCGCTCGATCCGAACGCGAAGCTGCGCAGGCTCTCGATCGCACAGCGTCAGATGGTGGAAATCTGCAAGGCGCTGCTGCGCAATGCGCGTGTGATCGCGCTGGACGAGCCGACCAGCTCGCTGTCGCACAGCGAGACCGAGGTGCTGTTCAAACTGGTGCGCGACCTTCGCGCCGACAACCGGGCGATGATCTATATCTCGCACCGGATGGATGAGATTTATGAGTTGTGCGACGCCTGCACGATCTTCCGCGACGGCCGCAAGGTGGCCTCGCATCCGACGCTGGAAGGCGTGAAGCGCGACACGATCGTGGCCGAAATGGTCGGCCGCGAGATTTCGGACATCTATAGCTACAAGCCGCGCGAACTCGGCGAAGTACGCTTTGCCGCCAAGGGGATCGAAGGGCACGCGCTCAAGGAGCCGGCCAACTTCGAAGTGCGGCGCGGTGAAATCGTCGGCTTTTTTGGTCTGGTGGGCGCGGGCCGTAGCGAACTGATGCACCTCGTGTACGGCGCCGACAGCAAGAAGAACGGCGAGATCGTGCTCGATGGCAAGCCGATCAAGGTGCGCAGCGCCGGCGAAGCGATTCGCCACGGCATCGTGCTGTGCCCGGAAGACCGCAAGGAAGAGGGCATCGTCGCGATGGCGACCGTGTCCGAGAACATCAACATCAGCTGTCGCCGTCACTATTTGCGCGGAGGTTTCTTCCTGAACCGCAAGAAAGAAGCGCAAACAGCGGACAGTTTTATCAAGCTGCTGAAGATCAAGACGCCGAGCCGTCGCCAGAAGATCCGTTTCCTCTCCGGCGGCAACCAGCAGAAAGCGATTCTGTCGCGCTGGCTCGCGGAGCCGGATCTGAAAGTGGTGATTTTCGACGAACCGACACGCGGCATTGACGTCGGCGCGAAGCATGAGATCTATAACGTGATTTATCAGCTTGCGGAACGGGGTTGCGCGATCGTGATGATTTCGTCGGAGCTGCCGGAAGTGCTCGGCGTGTCCGACCGGATCGTGGTGATGCGGCAGGGGCGCATCTCCGGCGAGTTGCTGCGCAGCAAGGCGAACGAGCAGGCAGTGCTGAGTCTCGCATTGCCGCAAAGTTCGACCGCACCGCAAGCCGCCGCGCCCGAAGCGGCCTGA
- a CDS encoding SMP-30/gluconolactonase/LRE family protein, whose translation MSAAVPVTRAALLVDAKCTLGEGATWCSRSGRFYWTDIEGAKLWRYDPRDGRSTFWRMPERLATFALCANPHYLLLGLASHLAFFDLATGETERIVDVEPGLNTRVNDGRCDRQGRFVFGTKDEGSPLRAVGGFYRLNRDLSLERLPLPAPAISNSIAFSPDGATMYYCDSPTREIRACDYGADGSIANDRVFTTLADATGEPDGSTVDRDGGLWNAQWGGARVVRYGADGVETARVTVPTVQPSCVALGGAQLGTLYITSARTDLDAAALAGDSRAGGVFVAVPGQRGLPEAVFQGAPLRCRTQDE comes from the coding sequence GTGAGCGCAGCCGTGCCTGTTACGCGTGCGGCGCTGCTGGTCGACGCCAAATGCACGCTCGGCGAGGGCGCGACGTGGTGTTCGCGCAGCGGCCGTTTCTACTGGACCGACATCGAAGGCGCGAAGCTCTGGCGCTATGACCCGCGCGACGGCCGCAGCACGTTCTGGCGCATGCCGGAACGGCTCGCGACATTTGCGCTCTGCGCCAATCCGCACTACCTTTTACTCGGACTCGCCTCGCATCTGGCGTTCTTCGACCTTGCAACTGGCGAGACAGAGCGTATTGTCGATGTCGAGCCCGGTTTGAATACACGCGTCAACGACGGCCGCTGCGACCGTCAGGGGCGTTTCGTCTTCGGTACGAAGGATGAGGGTTCGCCCTTACGCGCAGTGGGTGGGTTCTACCGTCTGAACCGCGATCTGTCGCTCGAGCGCCTGCCGCTGCCGGCGCCCGCGATTTCGAACAGCATTGCGTTCAGTCCGGATGGCGCGACGATGTATTACTGCGATTCGCCGACCCGCGAGATTCGCGCGTGCGATTACGGCGCGGACGGCAGTATCGCGAACGACCGGGTGTTCACGACGCTCGCGGACGCGACCGGCGAGCCCGACGGTTCGACCGTCGATCGCGACGGCGGCCTGTGGAATGCGCAGTGGGGCGGCGCTCGCGTGGTGCGCTACGGCGCCGATGGTGTCGAAACCGCGCGCGTCACGGTGCCGACCGTGCAACCGAGTTGTGTGGCGCTGGGCGGCGCACAGCTTGGCACGCTGTACATCACGAGCGCGCGTACCGATCTGGATGCGGCGGCGCTTGCCGGCGACTCCCGCGCGGGCGGCGTGTTTGTGGCCGTGCCGGGACAGCGAGGCTTGCCCGAAGCGGTATTTCAGGGCGCACCGCTGCGGTGCAGGACGCAGGACGAGTGA
- the pyrF gene encoding orotidine-5'-phosphate decarboxylase, producing the protein MSTFIQTLNDAWQRTNSLLCVGLDPEPAKFPGALAGRADSIFEFCRTIVDATAPYASSFKPQIAYFAAHRAEDQLEELIAHIHAQHPGLPVILDAKRGDIGSTAEQYAREVFERYQADAVTVNPYMGFDSIEPYLEHEGKGVIVLCRTSNPGGSDLQFLDTAGRPLYQVVAQLAAQKWNASGQLGLVVGATFPKEIEVVRGIVGEMPLLIPGIGAQGGDVEATVNAGRTAAGTGMLINSSRAIIYAGKGDDYAQAAAKAAMETRDRINGYR; encoded by the coding sequence ATGTCCACTTTTATCCAGACACTCAACGACGCCTGGCAGCGCACGAATTCGCTGCTGTGCGTCGGCCTTGATCCCGAGCCCGCGAAATTTCCGGGGGCGCTCGCCGGCCGCGCCGATTCGATCTTCGAGTTTTGCCGCACGATCGTCGACGCGACCGCGCCTTATGCCTCGTCATTCAAGCCGCAGATTGCGTACTTCGCCGCTCATCGCGCGGAAGACCAGCTTGAAGAGTTGATCGCGCATATTCACGCTCAACATCCGGGCCTGCCGGTGATTCTCGATGCGAAGCGCGGTGATATCGGCAGCACTGCCGAGCAATACGCACGCGAGGTGTTCGAGCGCTACCAGGCCGATGCGGTGACCGTCAATCCGTATATGGGCTTCGATTCGATCGAGCCGTATCTGGAACACGAGGGTAAAGGCGTGATCGTGCTGTGCCGGACGTCGAATCCGGGCGGCTCGGATCTGCAGTTTCTGGATACGGCGGGGCGCCCGCTGTATCAGGTGGTCGCGCAACTGGCGGCGCAGAAGTGGAATGCGAGCGGCCAGCTCGGGCTGGTGGTGGGCGCGACTTTCCCGAAGGAGATCGAGGTGGTGCGCGGCATTGTCGGTGAGATGCCGCTGCTGATTCCGGGTATCGGCGCGCAAGGCGGCGATGTCGAGGCAACGGTGAATGCGGGGCGCACCGCGGCGGGTACGGGCATGCTGATCAATTCGTCGCGCGCGATTATTTATGCGGGCAAGGGCGACGATTACGCGCAGGCCGCGGCGAAGGCGGCGATGGAAACG
- a CDS encoding aldose 1-epimerase, translating to MTVANLASASQNSQTAQTRRARLAAAAHPVLAGPSTSAVAVGETSGGDVACVTLANTHLRLDVAPSLGGGITRFDWRSDGALVPIFRRCRHVATDTDPNQLACYPMLPYSNRIGGGHFGVGGRRIDVPRNRVAEPLPIHGDGWLAHWGVAETSPDRVRLTLDRSDGKPFAYRATQTYALEGPTLVITLEVENTGRDALPFGLGIHPFLVRDAQTELSAAAAGLWLQGDDWLPLRHVPAPPAWQFGVAYPLPQTIVNHAFTGWSGQAAVVWPKRRLSLTIASDTDYYVLYTPPGEDFFCFEPVDHPINAMNLPGGAASHGMTMLARGEHLRRSFRFTVERTGLRAAAGARGSRRQ from the coding sequence ATGACTGTAGCGAATCTCGCATCCGCTTCACAGAATTCCCAGACTGCACAGACGCGCCGCGCCCGGCTGGCGGCCGCCGCCCATCCGGTGCTGGCGGGGCCGAGCACATCGGCGGTGGCGGTGGGTGAGACGAGTGGCGGCGACGTGGCGTGCGTGACGCTCGCCAACACCCATTTGCGGCTCGACGTGGCGCCGTCGCTTGGCGGCGGCATCACCCGCTTCGACTGGCGCAGCGACGGCGCGCTGGTGCCGATATTCCGCCGCTGCCGTCACGTCGCGACCGATACCGATCCGAATCAATTGGCGTGCTATCCGATGCTGCCTTACTCGAATCGCATCGGCGGCGGTCATTTCGGCGTGGGCGGGCGACGCATCGACGTGCCGCGCAATCGTGTGGCTGAGCCGCTGCCCATTCATGGCGACGGTTGGCTGGCCCACTGGGGTGTGGCGGAAACGAGCCCGGACCGCGTGCGCCTGACGCTTGACCGCAGCGATGGCAAGCCCTTCGCATACCGCGCGACGCAGACGTATGCGCTCGAAGGCCCGACGCTCGTGATTACGCTCGAGGTCGAGAACACGGGACGCGATGCGCTGCCGTTCGGTCTCGGCATCCATCCGTTTCTGGTGCGCGACGCGCAAACTGAGCTGTCCGCGGCTGCCGCGGGACTCTGGTTGCAGGGTGACGACTGGCTGCCGCTGCGTCACGTGCCGGCGCCGCCGGCGTGGCAGTTCGGCGTGGCTTATCCGTTGCCGCAAACCATCGTCAATCACGCGTTTACCGGCTGGAGCGGACAGGCCGCGGTGGTCTGGCCAAAGCGGCGACTGTCGCTGACGATTGCCTCGGATACCGATTACTACGTGCTCTACACGCCGCCGGGCGAGGATTTCTTTTGCTTCGAGCCGGTCGATCATCCGATTAATGCGATGAACCTGCCCGGCGGGGCGGCCTCCCATGGCATGACCATGCTGGCGCGCGGCGAGCACTTGCGCCGCTCGTTCCGGTTTACGGTCGAACGGACCGGCTTGCGCGCAGCGGCAGGGGCGCGGGGTTCGCGCCGGCAGTGA
- the araH gene encoding L-arabinose ABC transporter permease AraH, which translates to MQARENLAQQAAKSAAEALIPQSNDKQKWWQQVTDYSLIVIFAIMFITMSLTVDHFFSIENMLGLALSISQIGMVACTMMFCLASRDFDLSVGSTVAFAGVLCAMVLNATGNTFIAIIAAVVAGGVIGFINGAVIAYLRINALITTLATMEIVRGLGFIVSHGQAVGVSSDTFIALGGLSMFGVSLPIWVTLLCFVVFGVMLNQTVYGRNTLAIGGNPEASRLAGINVERTRVYIFLVQGAVTALAGVILASRITSGQPNAAEGFELNVISACVLGGVSLLGGRATISGVVIGVLIMGTVENVMNLLNIDAFYQYLVRGAILLAAVLLDQLKNRGSRD; encoded by the coding sequence ATGCAAGCCAGAGAAAACCTCGCGCAACAGGCCGCCAAGAGTGCCGCCGAAGCGCTGATTCCGCAGAGCAACGACAAGCAGAAATGGTGGCAGCAGGTCACCGACTACAGCCTGATCGTGATCTTCGCGATCATGTTCATTACGATGTCGCTGACCGTCGATCACTTCTTCTCGATCGAAAACATGCTCGGGCTCGCGCTGTCGATCTCGCAGATCGGCATGGTCGCGTGCACGATGATGTTCTGTCTCGCTTCACGTGACTTCGATTTGTCCGTGGGTTCCACCGTGGCATTTGCCGGCGTGCTGTGCGCAATGGTGCTCAACGCGACGGGTAACACGTTTATCGCCATCATTGCAGCAGTCGTGGCGGGTGGCGTGATCGGCTTCATCAACGGCGCTGTGATTGCGTACCTGCGCATCAATGCGCTGATCACCACGCTCGCGACGATGGAAATCGTCCGTGGCCTCGGCTTTATCGTGTCGCATGGTCAGGCGGTGGGCGTGTCGTCGGATACGTTTATCGCGCTGGGCGGCCTGTCGATGTTCGGCGTCTCGCTGCCGATCTGGGTCACGCTGTTGTGCTTCGTCGTGTTCGGGGTGATGCTGAACCAGACCGTGTATGGCCGCAATACGCTGGCAATCGGCGGCAATCCGGAAGCCTCGCGTCTCGCTGGCATCAACGTCGAACGCACCCGCGTGTACATCTTCCTGGTGCAAGGCGCGGTGACCGCGCTGGCCGGTGTGATTCTCGCTTCGCGTATCACCTCGGGTCAGCCGAACGCTGCCGAAGGCTTCGAGCTGAACGTGATCTCCGCGTGCGTGCTGGGCGGAGTCTCGCTGCTGGGTGGCCGTGCGACGATTTCGGGCGTGGTGATCGGCGTGCTGATCATGGGCACGGTCGAAAACGTGATGAACCTTTTGAATATCGACGCGTTCTACCAGTACCTGGTGCGCGGTGCGATCCTGCTCGCTGCCGTGCTGCTCGACCAGCTGAAGAACCGCGGCTCGCGCGATTGA
- a CDS encoding arabinose ABC transporter substrate-binding protein produces MKRRIFLTLAAAAAGVLFNAPVVQAADQVKIGFLVKQPEEPWFQDEWKFAEIAAKEKGFTLVKIGAPSGEKVMSAIDNLAAQKAQGFIICTPDVKLGPGIVAKAKADGLKMMTVDDRLVDGAGKPIASVPHMGISAYNIGKQVGDGLAAEIKKRGWDMKDVGAIDVTYNQLPTAVDRTGGATDALVAAGFPKANVIEAPQAKTDTENAFNAANIALTKNPQFKHWIAYGLNDEAVLGAVRAAEGRGFKADNMIGIGIGGSDSALNEFKKPTPTGFYGTVIISPKRHGEETSTLMYDWITQGKEPPALTLTTGMLATRDNVADVREKMGLASK; encoded by the coding sequence ATGAAACGTAGAATTTTCCTCACGCTGGCAGCTGCAGCAGCAGGGGTGCTGTTCAATGCACCGGTCGTCCAGGCCGCCGATCAGGTCAAGATCGGTTTTCTGGTGAAGCAGCCGGAAGAACCGTGGTTCCAGGACGAATGGAAGTTCGCCGAGATCGCTGCCAAGGAAAAGGGTTTCACGCTGGTGAAAATCGGTGCTCCTTCCGGCGAGAAGGTGATGAGCGCGATCGACAACCTGGCTGCACAGAAGGCGCAGGGCTTCATTATCTGCACGCCGGACGTCAAACTTGGACCGGGGATCGTCGCCAAGGCGAAGGCTGACGGACTGAAGATGATGACGGTTGACGACCGCCTCGTCGACGGTGCCGGCAAGCCGATCGCATCGGTGCCGCATATGGGCATTTCGGCCTACAACATCGGCAAGCAGGTCGGCGACGGTCTGGCTGCGGAAATCAAGAAGCGTGGCTGGGACATGAAGGATGTGGGCGCGATCGACGTGACCTACAACCAGCTGCCGACCGCAGTCGACCGCACCGGCGGTGCAACCGACGCGCTCGTGGCCGCCGGCTTCCCGAAGGCTAACGTGATCGAAGCGCCGCAAGCGAAGACCGATACGGAAAACGCTTTCAACGCCGCCAACATCGCGCTCACCAAGAACCCGCAATTCAAGCACTGGATTGCCTACGGCCTGAACGACGAAGCCGTGCTCGGCGCTGTGCGTGCAGCGGAAGGCCGCGGCTTCAAGGCGGACAACATGATCGGCATCGGTATCGGCGGTTCGGACTCGGCTCTGAACGAGTTCAAGAAGCCGACGCCGACGGGCTTCTACGGCACCGTCATCATCAGCCCGAAGCGCCATGGCGAAGAAACCTCGACGCTGATGTACGACTGGATCACGCAAGGCAAGGAACCGCCGGCACTTACGCTGACGACCGGCATGCTGGCCACGCGTGACAACGTCGCGGACGTGCGTGAAAAGATGGGTCTGGCATCGAAGTAA
- a CDS encoding SDR family oxidoreductase, which translates to MNRLANKVALITGAGRGIGAAIALAFAREGAAVVLAELDVETAQRTARDIEAACKASGAGSANGASAARGPAASGARVLAVQTDVTQSASVQHAVHEAESTFGAVDVLVNNAGINVFCDPLTMTDDDWRRCFAVDLDGVWNGCRAVLPGMVERGAGSIVNIASTHAFKIIPGCFPYPVAKHGVIGLTRALGIEYAPRNVRVNAIAPGYIETQLTHDWWNGQPDPAAAQQATLDLQPMKRIGRPEEVAMTAVFLASDEAPFINASCITVDGGRSALYHD; encoded by the coding sequence ATGAACCGGCTCGCCAACAAGGTCGCGTTGATTACCGGTGCCGGTCGCGGCATCGGCGCAGCCATCGCGCTGGCGTTTGCGCGCGAAGGTGCGGCGGTCGTGCTGGCGGAACTGGATGTTGAAACCGCGCAGCGCACCGCGCGCGACATCGAGGCGGCGTGCAAGGCAAGTGGCGCCGGCAGTGCGAATGGCGCGAGTGCAGCGCGTGGCCCTGCAGCAAGCGGCGCCAGAGTACTCGCGGTGCAGACCGACGTGACGCAATCCGCCTCGGTGCAGCACGCCGTGCACGAAGCGGAAAGCACCTTCGGCGCGGTCGATGTGCTGGTCAACAACGCCGGCATCAACGTGTTCTGCGACCCGCTGACGATGACCGACGACGACTGGCGCCGCTGCTTCGCGGTGGATCTCGACGGCGTCTGGAACGGTTGCCGCGCGGTGTTGCCGGGAATGGTGGAACGTGGTGCGGGCAGCATCGTGAACATCGCTTCGACACATGCGTTCAAGATCATCCCGGGCTGCTTCCCGTACCCGGTTGCGAAGCACGGTGTGATTGGATTGACCCGGGCCCTCGGTATCGAATACGCGCCGCGCAATGTGCGCGTCAACGCAATCGCACCGGGCTACATTGAAACGCAGTTGACGCATGACTGGTGGAACGGTCAGCCGGACCCGGCGGCCGCGCAGCAGGCGACGCTCGATCTGCAGCCGATGAAGCGAATCGGCCGCCCGGAAGAAGTCGCGATGACGGCAGTGTTTCTCGCCTCGGACGAGGCACCGTTCATCAACGCGAGCTGTATCACGGTAGATGGCGGGCGCTCAGCGCTGTATCACGACTGA